A window of Polaribacter litorisediminis contains these coding sequences:
- a CDS encoding DUF962 domain-containing protein, whose protein sequence is MNTAKEYFDEYAESHQNKTNQIIHYICVPIIFFSVIGLLMSIPATLLENTFKLHNPLLENWAVIVGVIISLFYLKLGFWYFIEMLFVILLCVIGNFWLGNQINLLYGAITIFVLGWIGQFYGHKIEGAKPSFLKDLEFLLIGPLWVIQKLGKKK, encoded by the coding sequence ATGAATACCGCCAAAGAATACTTTGATGAATACGCTGAAAGTCATCAAAATAAAACCAACCAAATCATTCATTACATTTGTGTGCCCATAATTTTCTTTAGTGTTATTGGCTTACTGATGAGCATACCTGCTACTCTTCTAGAAAATACTTTTAAATTACACAATCCATTATTAGAAAATTGGGCCGTAATTGTAGGCGTTATTATTTCATTATTTTATCTAAAATTAGGCTTTTGGTATTTTATTGAAATGCTCTTTGTAATACTACTTTGCGTCATTGGTAATTTTTGGTTAGGCAATCAAATAAACTTATTATATGGGGCTATTACTATTTTTGTTTTAGGTTGGATCGGGCAATTTTACGGCCATAAAATAGAAGGTGCAAAACCATCATTTTTAAAAGATTTAGAATTTTTATTGATTGGTCCGCTTTGGGTGATTCAGAAATTAGGAAAGAAGAAATAA
- a CDS encoding tRNA-binding protein, whose product MKTAITFEDFLKVDIRIGTIIEVNDFPKARKPAYQLKIDFGALGIKKSSAQITDLYTKEALLHKQVSAIVNFKPRQIANFMSECLVLGVYNTNGNVVLLKASKKIKNGEQVS is encoded by the coding sequence ATGAAAACAGCAATAACCTTCGAAGATTTTTTAAAAGTTGATATCAGAATCGGAACAATTATTGAAGTCAACGATTTCCCAAAAGCCAGAAAACCTGCTTATCAATTAAAAATTGATTTTGGCGCTTTGGGTATCAAAAAATCGAGCGCACAAATTACTGATTTGTATACCAAAGAAGCCTTATTGCATAAACAAGTGAGTGCTATTGTTAATTTTAAACCGAGACAAATTGCCAACTTTATGAGTGAATGTTTAGTTTTGGGAGTTTATAATACGAATGGAAATGTGGTTTTGTTAAAAGCTTCAAAAAAGATTAAAAATGGAGAGCAAGTTTCTTAA
- a CDS encoding YqaE/Pmp3 family membrane protein gives MSFFRVLFAIIFPPLSVIDKGCGSFFIIFLLTLCGWIPGVIGALVILNNPKN, from the coding sequence ATGAGTTTTTTCAGAGTATTATTCGCCATTATTTTTCCTCCTTTATCAGTTATAGACAAAGGTTGTGGCTCTTTCTTTATTATTTTTTTGCTAACGCTTTGCGGATGGATTCCTGGCGTTATTGGAGCTTTAGTGATTTTGAATAATCCTAAGAACTAA
- a CDS encoding M14 family zinc carboxypeptidase translates to MKKIFIVFLFLSTLLNAQKKVDLSYYLPKNVTYNQNIPTPQSVIGHEVGEWHITHDKLVEYMKVLAKSSDRITLENRGKTYEDRPLLLLTISSPENHQNIENIRKIHIDGTNDASVDVANNPIVVYQGFSIHGNEPSGSNAALAVAYYLAAAQGSEIDDLLKNTVILFDPSFNPDGLQRFAYWANTNRSKNINPDPNDREYSEIWPRGRTNHYQFDMNRDWLPVQLPESTARIASFHKWLPNILTDHHEMGSNSSFFFQPGIPSRTNPLTPQMNQDLTREIGTYHAKALDKIGSLYYSEESFDDFYYGKGSTFPDINGGIGILFEQGSSRGHAQETINGVLTFPYTIRNQFTAALSTLEAARKMRVKILKYQQDFYEEARNTGSKKAIVFGDEKDGAKSFHLAEVMKKQQIKIHELKADFTENGKTFKKGYSYVVPMNQKNQRLIKAMFDVRKTFKDSLFYDVSAWTFNHAFGLDYAENISLSKAGNEITDLKMNAGNVSSKSEYGYLMPWNEFYTPKALNTILQKGLRAKVSMKNFTNGGTAYEYGTIFIPVQNQKLNAEEMHQFLNKVVTESHVKIMGVNTGLNDGIDLGSNNFRNITKPKVAMLVGDGVAGNDSGEIWHLLDQRFDMAISRLDTKDFRRMEIAKYTHIVIPSSGLEKSAVEKLKTWVQNGGILIGYKNTARWLSSNKMMNLEFDSSKSDTIKDVSFEDRSLQSGAQVIGGAIFEAKVDRSHPINFGYKNDKIALFRNSTMFVKADKRSYNNPIQYTSNPLLSGYISKENAKVIKNTVPFKVQRMGSGRVIIFTDNTNFRAFWFGTNKLLMNAIFFGDHM, encoded by the coding sequence ATGAAAAAAATATTCATAGTTTTCCTATTTTTATCCACGCTACTAAATGCACAAAAAAAAGTAGATTTATCTTATTATTTGCCAAAAAATGTCACGTACAATCAAAACATACCAACTCCGCAATCTGTCATCGGTCATGAAGTAGGCGAGTGGCATATTACACATGATAAATTAGTAGAGTATATGAAGGTTTTAGCGAAATCTTCGGATAGAATTACCCTAGAAAATAGAGGAAAAACCTATGAAGACAGGCCTTTACTTTTACTAACGATTTCATCGCCCGAAAATCATCAAAATATAGAAAATATTAGAAAAATTCATATTGATGGGACAAATGATGCTTCAGTAGATGTTGCTAACAATCCAATTGTGGTGTATCAAGGTTTTTCAATTCATGGAAATGAACCTAGTGGCTCTAATGCAGCTTTGGCAGTTGCCTATTATTTAGCGGCAGCACAAGGAAGTGAAATTGACGATTTGTTAAAAAACACGGTTATTTTGTTCGATCCTTCTTTCAATCCTGACGGGTTGCAGCGTTTTGCTTATTGGGCAAATACCAACAGAAGTAAAAACATCAATCCAGATCCTAATGATAGAGAGTATTCAGAGATTTGGCCTAGAGGAAGAACCAACCATTATCAGTTTGATATGAACCGAGATTGGTTGCCCGTGCAATTGCCAGAAAGTACGGCAAGAATTGCAAGTTTTCATAAATGGTTGCCGAACATTTTAACGGATCATCATGAAATGGGAAGCAATTCTAGCTTCTTTTTTCAACCTGGAATTCCGAGTAGAACAAATCCGTTAACACCACAAATGAATCAGGATTTAACGAGAGAAATAGGAACCTACCATGCAAAAGCTTTGGATAAAATAGGTTCTTTATACTATTCTGAAGAAAGTTTTGATGACTTTTATTATGGAAAAGGATCTACATTTCCAGACATTAATGGTGGTATTGGTATTTTGTTTGAGCAAGGAAGTTCTAGAGGACATGCACAGGAAACCATCAACGGAGTTTTAACCTTTCCTTATACGATTAGAAATCAGTTTACAGCAGCGTTGTCAACTTTAGAAGCGGCAAGAAAAATGCGTGTAAAAATTTTAAAATATCAGCAAGATTTTTACGAAGAAGCAAGAAATACGGGTAGTAAAAAGGCGATTGTTTTTGGTGATGAAAAAGATGGAGCCAAGAGTTTTCATTTAGCCGAAGTGATGAAAAAACAACAGATTAAAATCCATGAATTAAAGGCAGATTTTACAGAAAACGGAAAAACCTTTAAAAAAGGATATAGTTACGTGGTTCCTATGAATCAGAAAAATCAACGTTTGATAAAAGCGATGTTTGATGTGCGTAAAACCTTTAAAGATAGCTTGTTTTACGATGTATCGGCATGGACCTTTAATCATGCTTTTGGATTAGATTATGCTGAAAATATTTCACTTTCTAAGGCAGGAAATGAAATTACAGATCTAAAAATGAATGCCGGGAATGTTTCTTCTAAAAGCGAATATGGTTACCTAATGCCATGGAATGAATTTTATACGCCAAAAGCTTTAAACACAATTTTACAGAAAGGTTTGCGTGCAAAAGTTTCTATGAAAAACTTTACAAATGGCGGAACTGCTTATGAGTATGGTACGATCTTTATACCAGTTCAAAATCAAAAATTGAATGCAGAAGAAATGCACCAATTTTTAAATAAAGTGGTCACAGAAAGTCATGTTAAAATAATGGGTGTAAACACAGGTTTAAATGACGGAATTGATTTAGGTTCTAATAATTTTAGAAATATAACAAAACCAAAAGTAGCCATGTTAGTGGGCGATGGAGTTGCGGGTAACGATTCTGGAGAAATTTGGCATTTGTTAGATCAGCGTTTTGATATGGCAATATCACGTTTGGATACAAAAGATTTTAGAAGGATGGAAATTGCTAAATACACGCATATTGTAATACCGAGTAGTGGTTTAGAAAAATCTGCTGTAGAAAAATTAAAGACTTGGGTGCAAAATGGTGGAATCCTTATCGGTTACAAAAATACGGCACGATGGTTGTCTAGTAATAAAATGATGAACCTTGAGTTTGACAGCTCAAAATCAGATACAATTAAAGATGTTTCTTTTGAAGATCGTTCCTTACAATCGGGCGCGCAGGTTATTGGAGGTGCTATTTTTGAGGCGAAAGTTGATCGTTCTCACCCTATAAATTTTGGATATAAAAATGATAAAATTGCTTTATTTAGAAATTCTACCATGTTTGTAAAAGCAGATAAACGTAGTTATAATAATCCAATTCAGTATACTTCGAACCCTTTATTAAGTGGTTATATTTCTAAAGAAAATGCAAAAGTGATTAAAAATACGGTTCCTTTTAAAGTTCAAAGAATGGGTAGTGGTCGTGTAATTATTTTTACAGATAACACCAATTTTAGAGCCTTTTGGTTCGGAACCAATAAGTTGTTAATGAACGCTATTTTCTTTGGAGACCATATGTAG
- a CDS encoding YkgJ family cysteine cluster protein, protein MQTTKLSPESILPLTCSRAGTCCFGKAVMLNPWELLNLSIEKKSTPKEFRDLYCDFGGIQLRFDGKKDKKGQKACSQYNDSIGCSVHQGRPLACRLYPLGRQIQFDTAHYIYEGDKFPCLTDCSEVLKLPKLSVSEYLKGQKTTPFEKAQDAYLVVMQNIADIAFELLLDSGLAASGETRTLAAWRTLSTDTPDILAKKIGKEWINCLMIPAITEEINNPISFAQKHNDLLELKAQETFGALKTDQELHEASVLIMAVALHLSRGLGADTKGIAEHWIEIAKSHGAQE, encoded by the coding sequence ATGCAAACAACCAAATTGAGTCCTGAAAGTATATTGCCTCTTACCTGCTCTCGAGCAGGAACTTGCTGTTTTGGAAAAGCTGTCATGTTAAATCCATGGGAGTTATTAAACCTAAGTATAGAAAAAAAGAGTACGCCGAAAGAATTTCGTGATTTGTATTGCGACTTTGGTGGTATTCAACTTCGATTTGACGGAAAAAAAGATAAAAAAGGACAAAAAGCTTGCAGTCAATATAACGATTCTATTGGATGCAGCGTTCATCAAGGCAGACCATTAGCATGTCGCTTATATCCACTAGGTCGTCAAATTCAATTTGATACAGCCCACTATATTTATGAAGGGGATAAATTTCCGTGTTTAACGGACTGTTCTGAAGTTTTAAAATTACCCAAATTAAGCGTAAGCGAGTATCTTAAAGGACAAAAAACAACTCCATTCGAAAAGGCGCAAGATGCCTATTTAGTGGTGATGCAAAACATTGCTGATATTGCTTTTGAGTTATTGTTAGATTCTGGTTTAGCTGCATCTGGAGAAACGAGAACCTTGGCTGCATGGAGAACTTTAAGTACCGACACTCCTGATATTTTAGCAAAAAAAATAGGAAAAGAATGGATCAATTGCTTAATGATACCTGCAATAACCGAAGAGATTAACAACCCTATTTCTTTTGCTCAAAAACACAATGATTTGCTTGAATTAAAAGCGCAAGAAACATTTGGAGCTTTAAAAACAGATCAAGAACTTCATGAAGCTTCTGTGTTAATCATGGCAGTTGCCTTGCATTTGTCGAGAGGTTTAGGAGCAGACACAAAAGGAATTGCTGAACATTGGATTGAAATAGCAAAAAGCCATGGCGCCCAAGAATAA